Proteins encoded by one window of Terriglobia bacterium:
- a CDS encoding HEAT repeat domain-containing protein: protein MRATSGTRVFFGAAGIVLAATSASSAPPDLYEWIALAPVVAVAEPQHDAGKFMETRLANVLRGGLPEGSRVMIDVKRANRDREDGRRALRLETDRRYLVLLRRDGSRVADDLPVFGLVRGIDGARELPAEGSAAVLDAIARFVQVQDRKDEIAAWKSFREMLEETNPLFLETSLDLFLKFRRGDLTLLPVLRPLLDHPRPDLRVMTARLVGQIVEHHTEDEIPADDGTLTALYGLARRDPKAVVRVAATAAVGGIAGNGPEEVLEEIAHSDPEQSVRYEAEKSLYERRAAPRPEGRAPATREGVKSPEPSGPR from the coding sequence ATGAGAGCGACGTCGGGCACGAGGGTCTTCTTCGGCGCGGCGGGGATCGTCCTCGCGGCCACGTCCGCGTCCTCGGCCCCGCCCGACCTCTACGAGTGGATCGCGCTCGCGCCCGTGGTCGCCGTCGCGGAGCCGCAGCACGACGCCGGGAAGTTCATGGAGACGCGTCTCGCCAACGTGCTCCGCGGCGGGCTGCCTGAGGGATCCCGGGTGATGATCGACGTCAAGCGGGCGAATCGGGACCGCGAGGACGGACGGCGCGCGCTCCGACTCGAGACGGATCGGCGTTACCTCGTCCTGCTCCGCCGGGACGGGAGCCGGGTGGCCGACGATCTGCCGGTCTTCGGCCTGGTTCGCGGGATCGACGGCGCGAGAGAGCTCCCCGCCGAGGGGTCCGCCGCCGTGCTGGATGCCATCGCCCGTTTCGTCCAGGTGCAGGACCGGAAGGACGAGATCGCGGCGTGGAAGTCCTTCCGGGAGATGCTCGAGGAGACCAACCCGCTCTTCCTCGAGACATCCCTCGACCTGTTCCTCAAGTTCCGCCGCGGGGACCTGACGCTGCTCCCGGTGCTCCGCCCGCTCCTCGACCATCCGCGCCCCGACCTTCGCGTGATGACCGCTCGACTGGTCGGCCAGATCGTGGAACACCACACGGAGGACGAGATCCCGGCCGACGACGGCACCCTGACCGCGCTCTACGGCCTCGCTCGCCGCGACCCGAAGGCCGTGGTCCGCGTCGCCGCCACCGCCGCCGTCGGGGGGATCGCGGGAAACGGCCCCGAGGAGGTTCTCGAGGAGATCGCGCATTCCGACCCGGAGCAATCGGTGCGCTACGAGGCCGAGAAGTCCCTGTACGAGCGACGTGCGGCGCCGCGTCCCGAGGGTCGCGCCCCCGCGACGCGCGAGGGGGTGAAATCCCCCGAGCCCTCGGGCCCGCGTTGA
- a CDS encoding segregation/condensation protein A: MGEARDGAPGARDVSSSDDSVRVKVGGFEGPLDLLLHLVRINEVDIADIPIVEITAQYNAYLDLLRELNLEVAGEYVVMAATLMHIKSRMLLPADPMAEGEEREDPRAELTQQLIDYRRFKQAAENLQAIDSIRSLIWTREGSVPPQFAGEELVVADLYDLISAFRKLLGRLDDEARLRLARDDVSVADKIGWLADLLEGAGSVNLMTLFEEIPDRIHRIATFLAVLEMVRLQMIVAFQRRLLDEIWIASREPGFLGEGGEASRRG; this comes from the coding sequence ATGGGCGAGGCGCGCGACGGGGCACCCGGGGCGCGAGACGTCTCGTCGAGCGACGACTCCGTCCGCGTGAAGGTCGGCGGCTTCGAGGGGCCGCTCGATCTCCTGCTGCACCTCGTACGGATCAACGAGGTGGACATCGCGGACATCCCCATCGTGGAGATCACCGCGCAGTACAACGCCTACCTCGACCTTCTGAGGGAGCTGAACCTCGAGGTCGCGGGCGAGTACGTGGTGATGGCGGCGACCCTCATGCACATCAAGTCCAGGATGCTCCTGCCCGCGGATCCGATGGCCGAGGGAGAGGAGAGAGAGGATCCACGCGCCGAGCTGACGCAGCAGCTGATCGACTACCGCCGATTCAAGCAGGCGGCGGAGAACCTGCAGGCGATCGACAGCATCAGGAGCTTGATCTGGACCCGCGAGGGCTCCGTCCCGCCGCAATTCGCCGGCGAGGAGCTGGTCGTCGCGGACCTGTACGACCTCATCTCCGCCTTCCGCAAGCTGCTCGGGCGACTGGACGACGAGGCCAGGCTCCGTCTCGCGAGGGACGACGTCTCCGTCGCCGACAAGATCGGATGGCTCGCCGATCTCCTCGAGGGCGCGGGGTCGGTGAACCTCATGACCCTGTTCGAGGAGATCCCGGACAGGATCCACCGGATCGCGACCTTCCTCGCGGTCCTCGAGATGGTTCGGCTGCAGATGATCGTCGCGTTCCAGCGCCGCCTGCTGGACGAGATCTGGATCGCCTCCCGCGAGCCCGGCTTCTTGGGCGAAGGCGGAGAGGCATCGAGACGAGGATAG
- the trpS gene encoding tryptophan--tRNA ligase: protein MSQRSRARILSGMRPTGPLHVGHLVGALENWVSLQSSHECYFAIVDWHALTTDYASPGAIRGYVREVALDWLAAGIDPERSAVFVQSEIKEHAELHLLLSMIVPLPWLERVPTYKEQQEQLKDRDLNTYGFLGYPLLQAADILAYKASFVPVGEDQVPHLELCREIARRFNHLYGTLFPEPQAILTPTPRLPGTDGRKMSKSYGNAIFLSDTADAIAVKIDSMLTDPQRTHRHIPGNPEICPVFDHHKEFSSKDQVIWADQGCRTAGIGCRDCKRVLKETLTARLAPIAEHRARLAADPGAVDAALRNGAERARAAAAATLAEARSAVGIG, encoded by the coding sequence ATGAGCCAACGGTCGCGCGCGCGAATCCTCTCCGGCATGAGGCCGACGGGTCCGCTTCACGTCGGCCACTTGGTCGGTGCGCTCGAGAACTGGGTCTCGCTGCAGTCGTCCCACGAGTGCTACTTCGCCATCGTGGACTGGCACGCGCTGACCACCGACTACGCGTCGCCTGGAGCGATCCGGGGGTACGTGCGCGAGGTCGCGCTGGATTGGCTCGCGGCGGGGATCGACCCGGAGCGAAGCGCGGTGTTCGTGCAGTCGGAGATCAAGGAGCACGCCGAGCTGCACCTCCTCCTGTCGATGATCGTCCCGCTGCCGTGGCTCGAGCGGGTCCCGACCTACAAGGAGCAGCAGGAGCAGCTCAAGGACCGCGATCTCAACACCTACGGCTTCCTCGGCTACCCGCTCCTCCAGGCCGCGGACATCCTCGCGTACAAGGCCAGCTTCGTCCCGGTGGGGGAGGACCAGGTCCCTCACCTGGAGCTCTGCCGGGAGATCGCCCGGCGCTTCAACCACCTCTACGGCACGTTGTTTCCGGAGCCGCAGGCGATCCTGACGCCGACCCCGCGACTTCCGGGGACCGACGGAAGGAAGATGTCGAAGTCCTACGGGAACGCGATCTTCCTCTCCGACACGGCGGATGCGATCGCGGTGAAGATCGACTCGATGCTCACCGATCCGCAGCGCACCCACCGCCACATCCCCGGCAACCCCGAGATCTGCCCGGTGTTCGACCACCACAAGGAGTTCTCCTCGAAGGACCAGGTGATCTGGGCGGACCAGGGATGCCGCACCGCCGGCATCGGGTGCCGGGACTGCAAGCGGGTCCTGAAGGAGACGCTGACCGCGCGCCTCGCGCCGATCGCGGAGCATCGTGCCCGGCTCGCGGCCGATCCCGGGGCCGTGGACGCCGCGCTCCGGAACGGCGCGGAACGGGCCCGGGCCGCGGCCGCGGCGACCCTGGCCGAGGCGCGCTCGGCCGTCGGCATCGGCTGA
- a CDS encoding cyclic nucleotide-binding domain-containing protein encodes MATHPFQNFMVRYGAAERIFTEGDLATTMFIVQAGKVRLFRMVDGHKRVHGTMEKGDFFGEMSILEGLPRTVSAEAMEDSELIEINSMTFDKMIKGNIEIAIRMLRKLSIRLREAERRIESLQSTGGRPVAAPRPSPVPQPDLARAEGKGPRLEAEGEAAAFPLEGTETLVGRYDPVTDLRPDVDLTQVDLKRSVSRRHARILKTGDGWVVTEEVGALNGTFVNGTKLVTGRPHPLADGDRLGLGMVKLLFRG; translated from the coding sequence ATGGCGACTCACCCCTTCCAGAATTTCATGGTCCGGTACGGTGCAGCGGAGCGGATCTTCACCGAAGGCGACCTGGCGACCACCATGTTCATCGTGCAGGCGGGAAAGGTCCGCCTCTTCCGGATGGTGGACGGACACAAGCGTGTGCACGGGACCATGGAGAAGGGGGATTTCTTCGGCGAGATGTCGATCCTCGAAGGGCTCCCGCGAACCGTCTCCGCGGAGGCGATGGAGGACTCGGAGCTGATCGAGATCAACAGCATGACCTTCGACAAGATGATCAAGGGCAACATCGAGATTGCGATCCGCATGCTGCGGAAGCTCTCGATCCGGTTGCGCGAGGCGGAGCGGCGGATCGAGAGCCTCCAGAGCACGGGCGGGAGGCCGGTGGCCGCCCCGAGGCCGTCTCCCGTCCCGCAGCCCGACCTCGCGAGGGCGGAGGGGAAGGGGCCGCGGCTCGAGGCGGAGGGGGAGGCGGCGGCATTCCCCCTCGAGGGAACGGAGACCCTCGTCGGCCGCTACGACCCGGTCACGGACCTCCGGCCGGATGTGGACCTCACGCAGGTCGACCTGAAACGCAGCGTCTCCCGCCGACACGCTCGGATCTTGAAGACCGGCGACGGCTGGGTCGTCACGGAGGAGGTGGGTGCGCTGAACGGCACGTTCGTCAACGGCACCAAGCTCGTGACGGGAAGGCCGCACCCGCTGGCGGACGGCGACCGGCTTGGCCTCGGCATGGTCAAGCTGCTGTTCCGCGGCTGA